A region from the Pseudomonas sp. P8_229 genome encodes:
- a CDS encoding Arc family DNA-binding protein — protein MRPLKQAIYSSRTADKFVVRLPDGMRERIAEVARNHHRSMNSEIIARLEQSLIQEGALGEELSMRLDSPELSLHERELLQRFRQLSHRQQNALVSLIAHDAEMAADAS, from the coding sequence ATGCGCCCATTGAAACAGGCAATTTATTCCAGCCGTACGGCTGACAAGTTCGTCGTACGTCTGCCAGACGGAATGCGTGAACGCATTGCCGAGGTGGCTCGCAATCATCATCGCAGCATGAACTCCGAGATCATTGCGCGCCTTGAGCAGAGTCTTATTCAGGAAGGTGCACTGGGCGAAGAGTTGAGCATGCGCCTGGACAGCCCGGAGCTGTCGTTGCACGAGCGCGAGCTGCTGCAACGTTTCCGTCAGCTGTCTCACCGCCAACAGAACGCTCTGGTGTCGCTGATCGCTCACGACGCCGAGATGGCCGCAGACGCGTCCTGA
- the phnN gene encoding phosphonate metabolism protein/1,5-bisphosphokinase (PRPP-forming) PhnN, which produces MDGRLIYLMGPSGSGKDSLIEAAHERLRAMNCEIIRRVITRSAESVGEDAIGVTPEEFDKRQRAGDFALAWHANGLAYGIPLEIDEWLNVGRHVLMNGSRANLRQAQERYPTLLPVLLTVKDDVLRERLLRRGRETPEQIDARLARNALFKDRRSSDLPVHLIDNSGALTDAVNQLLALIRLNAVPDRT; this is translated from the coding sequence ATGGATGGCAGGCTTATTTATCTAATGGGGCCCTCCGGTTCAGGCAAGGACAGCTTGATTGAGGCGGCGCATGAGCGATTGCGGGCGATGAACTGCGAAATCATCCGCCGGGTGATCACCCGATCAGCGGAATCGGTCGGTGAAGATGCCATTGGTGTCACGCCCGAGGAGTTCGATAAGCGTCAGCGCGCGGGCGATTTTGCCTTGGCCTGGCACGCCAATGGCCTGGCCTATGGCATTCCGTTAGAAATCGACGAATGGTTGAATGTCGGACGCCATGTGCTGATGAACGGGTCGCGCGCCAACCTGCGCCAGGCTCAGGAGCGCTACCCGACGTTGTTGCCGGTATTGTTGACGGTCAAGGATGACGTGTTGCGTGAGCGCCTGCTGCGGCGTGGTCGCGAGACCCCTGAGCAAATCGACGCCAGGCTGGCGCGCAATGCGTTGTTCAAGGACAGGAGGTCCAGCGATTTGCCTGTGCACCTGATCGACAACTCAGGCGCCCTGACAGACGCTGTCAATCAACTGCTGGCGTTGATCCGGCTTAACGCAGTACCGGATCGAACTTGA
- a CDS encoding PA3371 family protein, with protein sequence MSKSAAGFLILALLSGVVHFSLFEETEVTLPLIGCGVFAVLFVLALVAGRKIKFDPVLR encoded by the coding sequence ATGTCCAAATCAGCTGCAGGATTTCTGATCCTCGCCTTATTGAGTGGCGTTGTGCATTTTTCGCTGTTCGAGGAAACCGAAGTCACCCTGCCCCTGATTGGCTGCGGCGTGTTTGCGGTGTTGTTTGTGCTGGCGCTGGTGGCCGGGCGCAAGATCAAGTTCGATCCGGTACTGCGTTAA
- a CDS encoding lysozyme inhibitor LprI family protein codes for MYIKGRCIVSACALLFFQQAMAAGMDCTKASNTVEKTICANKGLYELDAQMGMLYRQLMNISAQAQPDLKQTQRSWLKTRNECVEEVACLDLRYRERLQLLQAQWTQSAAHQPDGVDKQVLDDLQDSIQAASKTDPQFALERTLASLSLKSPGTTFSADPDADQFSDRTHFPKTRPKGVSQDEWKALSATEFDADTALGRTMFTLIDLDGDRQRDLIVETYTGGTGLYTFVETFRRDGDKFNRRTPSSDGESIGGSLYSTNDRGANQSVNWINLRGKIYAAYRAGAYGVDRVYLLSPLQINHEVPIVEVRYDYQLSVPRTQHNEDGKTTFKLEPALHRSLTQALTHVKVDPSDASEPRTPICPIPPTAEDSEEYYSYGAGYYAIESVADFPVIIGNECFLGRMNNWFGAYSAKDGLFAQITVRKPGSGDDGRSYEVKGRRHLTGTGISIGKFEENGDN; via the coding sequence GTGTACATCAAAGGACGTTGCATCGTGTCCGCCTGTGCGCTGCTGTTTTTTCAGCAGGCGATGGCGGCTGGAATGGACTGCACAAAAGCTTCGAATACCGTCGAAAAGACGATTTGCGCGAATAAAGGGTTGTATGAGCTGGATGCGCAGATGGGGATGCTCTATCGGCAACTGATGAACATCTCCGCGCAAGCCCAACCGGACCTGAAGCAAACGCAACGTAGCTGGTTGAAAACACGTAATGAATGCGTCGAGGAGGTTGCCTGCCTGGATCTGCGCTATCGCGAGCGCCTGCAACTTTTGCAAGCGCAGTGGACACAGTCCGCCGCCCATCAACCGGATGGCGTTGATAAACAAGTGTTGGATGACCTGCAAGACAGTATTCAGGCCGCGAGCAAAACTGATCCGCAATTTGCCCTGGAACGGACACTCGCCTCACTGTCGTTGAAAAGCCCTGGAACCACGTTTTCTGCCGACCCGGACGCCGATCAATTCTCAGACAGAACGCACTTCCCCAAGACGCGGCCCAAAGGTGTCTCCCAAGACGAATGGAAGGCCTTGAGCGCCACCGAGTTCGACGCTGATACGGCCTTGGGCCGGACTATGTTTACCTTGATTGACCTGGACGGTGACCGGCAACGTGACCTGATTGTCGAGACCTACACCGGCGGCACCGGTCTGTACACGTTCGTCGAGACCTTTCGCCGTGACGGCGACAAGTTCAATCGCAGAACCCCGTCGTCCGACGGCGAATCCATTGGCGGCTCGCTCTACTCCACCAACGACCGTGGCGCCAACCAGTCGGTCAACTGGATCAACCTTCGCGGCAAAATCTACGCGGCCTATCGCGCCGGCGCCTACGGGGTTGATCGGGTGTATTTACTCAGTCCCCTGCAAATCAACCACGAAGTGCCCATCGTCGAGGTTCGCTACGACTACCAACTTAGCGTTCCTCGGACTCAGCACAATGAGGACGGCAAGACGACATTCAAACTGGAGCCCGCCCTGCATCGCTCGCTGACTCAAGCCCTCACCCACGTGAAAGTGGATCCGAGCGATGCCAGCGAGCCGAGAACCCCCATCTGCCCGATTCCTCCCACAGCCGAAGACAGCGAGGAGTACTACAGCTACGGGGCCGGTTATTACGCCATCGAGTCGGTCGCCGACTTCCCGGTGATCATCGGCAACGAATGTTTTCTCGGCCGCATGAACAACTGGTTCGGCGCTTACAGCGCAAAGGACGGGTTGTTTGCGCAAATCACCGTGCGCAAGCCGGGATCGGGGGATGACGGACGTAGCTACGAAGTCAAAGGACGCCGACATCTAACCGGGACAGGAATCTCGATAGGGAAATTCGAGGAAAACGGTGACAACTAG
- a CDS encoding tetratricopeptide repeat-containing response regulator, whose amino-acid sequence MLSYHQKSFLIVDDFSDFRSSVRSMLRELGVKDVDTADTGEQALKMCAQKSYDFILQDFHLGDGKKNGQQVLEDLMSEKLISHEAVFVMVTAETSQAMVLSALEHEPDAYLTKPFNRSGLAQRLERLEQRKTLLKPILQALDRGKPVEVLNACIALCKQDIRYSPLCLRYRADALRDMNQNEALERLYDSIIADRPLPWAFAGLGKLLFKRGQVAQAKDVYEKALKVFPMMPSLYDGMADVLVAEGDTKGAQRVLEEAIRLSPLAVRRQALLGKLAMANEDFDTASRAYRQAVTQGAQSRFKDPESNLGLAHALISKGSERGLDTRTRLEINTTLSAVAKENPSDPGLQIRARLMKATSLLLNDAETADKLTEQALMRLDGMEQFMSPEAALLVAKQLQMLGQAEAGTSMLKSCAEIYGDDPAVMKDIAKLTDDPTILNSSNAAADLNRQGVRVYKTGNLVEAREVFRKALKMQPKNISIALNMAQSLLHGTDTSVPSAELEECRACLKMVGLMPDTDARYARYQKLKSKAFGE is encoded by the coding sequence ATGCTGTCGTATCACCAAAAGAGTTTTCTGATCGTCGATGATTTCTCGGATTTCCGCAGTTCCGTGCGTTCGATGCTGCGCGAGCTCGGGGTCAAGGATGTGGACACCGCCGACACCGGCGAGCAGGCGCTGAAGATGTGTGCGCAGAAGTCCTACGATTTCATCCTGCAGGATTTCCACCTCGGCGACGGCAAGAAGAACGGCCAACAGGTGCTCGAAGACCTGATGTCGGAAAAGCTCATCAGCCATGAAGCGGTGTTTGTCATGGTAACGGCCGAGACCAGTCAGGCGATGGTGCTCAGTGCCCTGGAGCACGAGCCGGATGCGTACCTGACCAAGCCGTTCAACCGTTCCGGTCTGGCCCAGCGCCTGGAGCGTCTGGAGCAGCGCAAGACGTTGCTCAAACCGATTCTGCAAGCCCTTGATCGCGGTAAGCCGGTCGAGGTGCTCAATGCCTGTATTGCGCTGTGCAAGCAGGACATCCGCTATTCGCCGCTGTGCCTGCGTTATCGCGCCGATGCGCTGCGCGACATGAACCAGAATGAGGCTCTCGAACGTCTCTATGACAGCATCATTGCCGACCGGCCGTTGCCGTGGGCGTTTGCCGGGTTGGGCAAATTGTTGTTCAAGCGTGGGCAAGTGGCGCAGGCCAAAGATGTCTATGAAAAAGCGCTGAAAGTGTTCCCGATGATGCCGTCGCTGTACGACGGCATGGCTGATGTGCTGGTCGCCGAGGGCGATACCAAAGGTGCGCAGCGGGTGCTGGAAGAGGCGATTCGGTTGTCGCCGCTGGCGGTGCGTCGGCAAGCATTGCTCGGCAAACTGGCAATGGCCAACGAAGACTTCGACACCGCGTCCCGTGCCTATCGTCAGGCGGTGACGCAGGGTGCGCAGTCGCGCTTCAAGGACCCGGAAAGCAACCTTGGCCTGGCCCATGCCTTGATCAGCAAGGGCAGTGAGCGCGGCCTCGACACCCGCACGCGGCTGGAGATCAACACCACGCTCAGCGCCGTCGCGAAAGAGAACCCGAGCGACCCCGGCCTGCAGATTCGCGCGCGTCTGATGAAGGCCACCAGTCTGCTGCTCAACGATGCCGAGACGGCCGACAAGCTCACCGAGCAAGCGCTGATGCGCCTCGACGGCATGGAGCAGTTCATGAGCCCGGAAGCGGCGTTGCTGGTCGCCAAGCAGTTGCAGATGCTCGGTCAGGCCGAGGCGGGCACCTCGATGCTCAAGAGCTGCGCCGAGATCTACGGTGACGATCCGGCGGTGATGAAAGACATCGCCAAGCTCACCGACGACCCGACTATCCTCAATTCCAGCAACGCCGCCGCCGATCTCAACCGGCAGGGCGTGCGCGTGTACAAGACCGGCAACCTGGTGGAGGCCCGTGAGGTGTTCCGCAAGGCGCTGAAGATGCAACCGAAGAACATCAGTATTGCGCTGAACATGGCCCAGTCGCTGCTGCATGGCACCGACACCAGTGTGCCGTCGGCGGAACTGGAAGAATGTCGGGCCTGCCTGAAAATGGTTGGCCTGATGCCCGACACCGACGCGCGCTATGCGCGTTATCAGAAGCTGAAAAGCAAGGCGTTTGGCGAATGA
- a CDS encoding sensor histidine kinase, with amino-acid sequence MNQDEQALDFSTVIASTVHDMKNSLAMLMQAQSQWLARLPEAQRGGVEQGVIDFEFAHLNGMLVQLLGLYKLGVNQMPLQPAYHELDDFIEAQLAAHQEVFASRGIIATYEVDPLSPLGFFDRELIASVLGNCINNAIRYARESLLITVSDEAGQLVLSINDDGDGYPAEMLERQADYVQGINHSSGSTGLGLYFASRIAALHQRNGVVGHTEISNGGPLGGGVFSLYLP; translated from the coding sequence ATGAACCAAGACGAGCAGGCTCTGGATTTCTCCACGGTGATCGCTTCCACCGTTCACGACATGAAGAACTCGCTGGCGATGCTGATGCAGGCCCAAAGCCAGTGGCTGGCGCGCTTGCCCGAAGCGCAACGCGGTGGGGTGGAGCAGGGTGTGATCGACTTCGAGTTCGCCCACCTCAACGGCATGCTGGTGCAGTTGCTTGGGCTGTATAAGCTCGGCGTCAACCAGATGCCGCTGCAACCGGCCTATCACGAGCTCGATGATTTCATCGAGGCGCAACTGGCGGCGCATCAAGAGGTGTTCGCCAGTCGCGGGATCATCGCCACCTATGAGGTCGATCCGCTGAGCCCACTGGGCTTCTTTGATCGCGAGTTGATTGCGTCGGTGCTCGGGAACTGCATCAACAACGCCATTCGCTACGCCCGCGAGTCGCTGCTGATCACCGTCAGTGACGAGGCCGGGCAACTGGTGTTGAGCATCAACGATGACGGCGACGGTTACCCGGCCGAGATGCTCGAACGTCAGGCCGACTACGTGCAGGGCATCAATCACAGCAGTGGCAGCACCGGGTTGGGCCTGTATTTCGCCAGCCGGATTGCCGCGTTGCATCAGCGTAATGGCGTGGTCGGGCACACTGAAATTAGCAACGGCGGGCCATTGGGCGGCGGGGTGTTCAGCCTTTATCTGCCGTGA
- a CDS encoding glutamine synthetase family protein, producing MTAEGFLEGRRLQMARGVLLQCIMGGYPAARFYGSDDGDLALVAEPSMIHPLPWSDKPRALAICDADELTGESSNLSTRGQLKKVIAHYAARGLAPVVATELEFFVFAPNTDPTQPFRPPVGLDGRREDGQSAFSVSSNNGLRPFFSEVYKCMAALGLPRDTFMHEMGVSQFEINLLHGDPLLLADQTFLFKHLLKEVALKHGLTVVCMAKPLAHTPGSSMHIHQSIVEIATGNNVFSDENGQPTAMFRHFIGGQQAGMADFTALFAPNVNSYQRLCHPYASPNNACWSHDNRAAGLRIPASSPVARRVENRLPGADANPYLAIAASLAAGLHGIEHELEPTAAIQGEFEVPDNLSLPCTLHAALERLKRSQLARELFGQEFIEGYIASKTMELTSFFDEITPWERRVLAAQA from the coding sequence ATGACCGCCGAGGGTTTCCTCGAGGGGCGGCGTTTGCAGATGGCGCGGGGTGTGCTGCTGCAATGCATCATGGGCGGTTATCCGGCAGCGCGCTTTTACGGCAGCGATGACGGCGACCTGGCGCTGGTCGCCGAGCCTTCGATGATCCATCCGTTGCCGTGGAGCGACAAGCCGCGTGCCCTGGCGATTTGCGATGCCGATGAACTGACAGGTGAAAGCTCCAATCTGTCGACCCGTGGTCAGCTCAAGAAGGTCATTGCCCATTACGCCGCGCGAGGCCTGGCGCCGGTGGTGGCGACCGAGCTGGAATTTTTTGTCTTCGCGCCGAACACCGATCCGACCCAACCGTTCCGTCCGCCGGTTGGCCTTGACGGGCGTCGCGAGGATGGCCAATCGGCGTTCAGCGTCAGTTCCAACAACGGTCTGCGGCCGTTCTTCAGCGAAGTCTATAAATGCATGGCTGCCCTCGGTCTGCCGCGCGATACCTTCATGCATGAAATGGGCGTCAGCCAGTTCGAGATCAACCTGCTGCACGGTGATCCGCTGTTGCTGGCCGACCAGACCTTCCTGTTCAAACACCTGCTCAAGGAAGTCGCGCTCAAGCACGGCCTGACCGTGGTGTGCATGGCCAAACCGCTGGCACACACGCCGGGCAGTTCGATGCATATTCACCAGAGCATCGTCGAGATCGCGACCGGCAACAATGTCTTCAGCGACGAGAACGGCCAGCCGACGGCGATGTTCCGTCACTTCATTGGTGGACAGCAGGCGGGCATGGCGGATTTCACCGCACTGTTTGCGCCCAACGTGAATTCCTATCAGCGCCTGTGCCACCCGTATGCGTCGCCGAACAATGCCTGTTGGTCCCACGACAACCGTGCGGCAGGCTTGCGGATTCCGGCCAGTTCACCCGTGGCTCGTCGAGTGGAAAACCGTCTGCCCGGCGCCGACGCCAACCCGTACCTGGCGATTGCCGCGAGCCTGGCCGCCGGCTTGCATGGGATCGAGCATGAGCTGGAACCGACTGCGGCGATTCAGGGTGAGTTCGAAGTGCCGGACAATCTTTCGCTGCCGTGTACCTTGCATGCCGCGCTCGAGCGTCTGAAACGTAGCCAATTGGCGAGGGAACTGTTCGGACAGGAGTTCATCGAAGGCTACATCGCTTCGAAGACCATGGAGTTGACCAGCTTCTTTGATGAAATCACTCCCTGGGAACGGCGTGTTCTAGCAGCCCAGGCCTGA
- a CDS encoding MFS transporter, giving the protein MRQIWKSFRALYFASLMMLIGSGLLSTYLALRLAADHVDGLWVGALMAANYFGLVLGGKIGHRLIARVGHIRAYSACAGIVGAAVLGHGLVDWLPAWLVLRTIVGLGMMCQYMVIESWLNEQADANQRGLVFSGYMIASYLGLVLGQLILVMHPGLGLELLMLVALCFALCLVPVALTRRIHPAPLHPAPMEPRFFIKRVPQSLSTVLGAGLIIGSFYGLAPLYASQQGLSTEQVGLFMGSCIFAGLLVQWPLGWLSDRYDRALLIRCFAGFLAVAALPLAILPQVPLEVLFVVGFMCSLVQFCLYPLAVAFSNDHVEGDRRVSLTAMLLVTYGVGASIGPLLAGVLMKLFGSQSLYAFFSFFALVLVWRIRPKAVTNLHQVDDAPLHHVAMPDSMSSSPLVAALDPRVDEQVVQEQMQTPVEPEPEPEVEPEIAPEPVVEPGPDDGTDKPTPDISGARP; this is encoded by the coding sequence ATGCGCCAAATCTGGAAATCCTTTCGAGCGCTGTATTTCGCCTCGCTGATGATGTTGATCGGCTCGGGCCTTCTATCTACTTATCTGGCGTTGCGCCTGGCCGCTGACCATGTCGACGGACTGTGGGTCGGCGCGCTGATGGCGGCCAACTATTTCGGCCTGGTGCTGGGCGGCAAGATCGGTCACCGACTGATTGCCCGGGTCGGGCATATCCGCGCGTATTCGGCTTGTGCCGGGATCGTCGGTGCGGCGGTGCTCGGGCATGGCCTGGTCGACTGGCTGCCGGCGTGGCTGGTGCTGCGGACCATCGTCGGCCTGGGCATGATGTGCCAGTACATGGTGATCGAGAGCTGGCTCAACGAGCAGGCCGACGCCAACCAGCGCGGTCTGGTGTTCAGCGGCTACATGATCGCTTCGTATCTGGGGCTGGTGCTCGGTCAGCTGATTCTGGTCATGCACCCGGGCCTCGGCCTGGAGCTGCTGATGCTGGTCGCTCTGTGTTTCGCCCTGTGTCTGGTACCCGTGGCGCTGACCCGGCGGATTCACCCGGCGCCGCTGCATCCGGCACCGATGGAGCCGCGCTTCTTTATCAAGCGTGTGCCGCAGTCGTTGAGTACGGTGCTGGGTGCTGGTCTGATCATTGGTTCGTTCTACGGTCTGGCGCCGCTGTATGCCTCGCAGCAGGGGCTGTCGACCGAGCAGGTCGGTCTGTTCATGGGTAGCTGCATTTTTGCCGGGCTGCTGGTGCAGTGGCCGTTGGGCTGGTTGTCCGACCGTTATGATCGCGCCTTGCTGATCCGCTGCTTTGCCGGGTTCCTGGCGGTGGCGGCGTTGCCATTGGCCATCTTGCCGCAGGTGCCGCTGGAGGTTTTGTTTGTCGTCGGGTTCATGTGCTCACTGGTGCAGTTCTGTCTGTATCCGCTGGCGGTGGCGTTCTCCAACGATCACGTCGAAGGCGATCGCCGGGTGTCGCTGACGGCGATGCTGCTGGTGACCTACGGGGTTGGCGCGAGTATCGGGCCGCTGCTGGCGGGCGTGCTGATGAAGCTGTTCGGCAGCCAGAGCCTTTACGCGTTCTTCAGCTTCTTTGCGTTGGTGCTGGTGTGGCGCATTCGGCCGAAAGCGGTGACCAATCTGCATCAGGTCGACGATGCGCCGCTGCATCACGTGGCAATGCCGGATAGCATGTCCAGTTCACCTTTGGTGGCGGCCCTCGATCCGCGCGTGGATGAGCAGGTGGTGCAGGAGCAGATGCAGACCCCGGTTGAGCCTGAGCCGGAGCCGGAAGTGGAGCCTGAGATTGCGCCGGAGCCAGTAGTGGAACCAGGGCCCGATGATGGAACCGATAAACCGACGCCAGACATCAGCGGCGCCAGACCCTGA
- a CDS encoding flagellar brake protein: MPNALSADDTPQPPKVLTTPLEISSNLRQLQESHDPLIITFHERSQRFQSYLIKVDRETATIALDEMIPRDGERFLLAGEPFRVEGFHEGVRIAWECTGTLNIEESEGDRFYTGELPTEVVYHQRRNAFRAALKLTDLVSVELGGEKLKAPINGKLLDISATGCKLRFEGDITDRLQLGQVYDRLIAAPLFGNQPTSVELRYLHFEEKLNITFAGLRFHNISGPAARNVERFVYQLQREARRFDKDDL; the protein is encoded by the coding sequence GTGCCAAACGCCCTAAGCGCGGATGATACTCCGCAGCCACCAAAGGTGCTGACCACGCCCCTGGAAATCTCCAGCAACCTGCGCCAGTTGCAAGAAAGCCACGACCCGCTGATCATCACCTTCCATGAGCGCAGCCAGCGTTTCCAGAGCTACCTGATCAAGGTCGACCGCGAAACCGCGACCATCGCCCTGGATGAAATGATCCCGCGCGATGGTGAGCGCTTCCTGCTGGCGGGCGAGCCCTTCAGGGTCGAAGGCTTCCACGAAGGTGTGCGCATTGCCTGGGAATGCACCGGCACGTTGAACATCGAAGAATCCGAAGGCGATCGCTTCTATACCGGCGAGCTGCCGACCGAAGTGGTCTACCACCAGCGCCGCAACGCCTTTCGTGCAGCACTGAAGCTGACCGACCTGGTCAGCGTCGAACTCGGCGGCGAAAAACTCAAGGCGCCGATCAACGGCAAACTGCTGGATATTTCCGCCACCGGTTGCAAGCTGCGCTTTGAAGGCGACATCACCGACCGTCTGCAACTGGGCCAGGTCTATGACCGCCTCATCGCCGCCCCGCTGTTCGGCAATCAGCCGACCTCGGTCGAACTGCGTTATCTGCACTTCGAAGAAAAGCTCAACATCACCTTCGCCGGCCTGCGCTTCCACAACATCAGTGGCCCGGCTGCACGCAACGTCGAGCGCTTCGTTTATCAGCTGCAGCGTGAAGCACGCCGGTTCGATAAAGACGACCTGTGA
- a CDS encoding flagella synthesis protein FlgN, with amino-acid sequence MHDTNLLQLITDDFAPAQQLLELLQTESLALHGRDMPLLEDILARKQALIILLEQHGRKRSEILASLNLPLDRQGLEQLASHSSIGDQLLSESDVLTDLIAQCQAANVKNGQSIQIQQATTANQLKILTGGEPPALYDATGTFAKPTKPRTLSQA; translated from the coding sequence ATGCACGACACTAATTTATTGCAACTGATCACCGACGACTTTGCTCCAGCTCAACAATTGCTGGAGTTACTGCAAACCGAGTCCCTCGCCTTGCACGGTCGCGACATGCCTTTGCTCGAAGATATTCTGGCGCGCAAACAGGCATTGATCATTCTGCTTGAACAGCATGGCCGCAAGCGCAGCGAAATCCTTGCCAGCCTCAACCTGCCGCTCGACCGTCAGGGTCTGGAGCAACTGGCCAGCCACTCCAGTATTGGCGACCAGTTGCTGTCCGAGAGCGATGTGCTGACCGACCTGATTGCCCAGTGCCAGGCGGCCAATGTCAAAAACGGCCAGTCAATCCAGATTCAGCAGGCCACCACGGCCAATCAGCTGAAAATCCTCACCGGGGGCGAGCCACCCGCGTTGTATGACGCGACTGGCACTTTCGCCAAACCCACCAAGCCGCGTACGCTCAGCCAGGCGTGA
- the flgM gene encoding flagellar biosynthesis anti-sigma factor FlgM — translation MVIDFSRLNSSSSLTGSTRTSNAKETAETGTSAPLNTPAETASTAKSGESVHLSNEAQQLQKVTDKLRDQPAVDKARVAELKAAIADGSYKVDSNRVASKLLNFEAQR, via the coding sequence ATGGTCATCGATTTCAGCCGTTTGAACAGCTCCTCGTCACTTACGGGCAGTACACGTACCAGCAACGCCAAGGAAACCGCCGAAACCGGCACCTCCGCGCCGCTGAATACCCCGGCCGAAACGGCCAGTACCGCAAAAAGCGGGGAATCGGTACACCTCAGCAATGAGGCTCAACAGTTGCAGAAGGTCACTGACAAGCTGCGTGATCAGCCTGCCGTCGACAAAGCCCGCGTGGCCGAGTTGAAAGCAGCGATTGCCGATGGCAGCTACAAAGTCGACAGCAACCGTGTAGCCAGCAAACTGCTCAACTTCGAAGCCCAGCGCTAG
- the flgA gene encoding flagellar basal body P-ring formation chaperone FlgA yields the protein MNAQTTFFRRLTCRTRKALCAVSAVCFFFAGSPAGADTVTLPDMLIGVTQGFLEFTVEDYLATSQTEGRYEIEVNQLDPRMRMPMCDKELTASLESPARPLGRVTVKVRCEGSSPWTVFVPAQVRLFREIVTTTRPLKRAGIIEPQDVTLRERDVSQINQGFLTSVDEAIGQKLTRPTVADQVITLVHLEQAEVVRKGDQVVIIARSGTLAVRMPGEALANGGLKEQIRVKNLNSNRVIKAQVIAPGQVEVAM from the coding sequence ATGAACGCTCAAACGACATTTTTTCGACGCCTGACCTGCCGCACCCGCAAAGCGCTGTGCGCGGTGTCTGCCGTCTGCTTCTTTTTCGCTGGCAGCCCTGCCGGTGCCGATACGGTTACCTTGCCTGACATGCTTATCGGCGTCACTCAGGGCTTTCTTGAATTCACCGTAGAAGACTATCTGGCTACCAGTCAAACGGAAGGCCGCTATGAAATCGAGGTCAACCAGCTCGACCCGCGTATGCGCATGCCTATGTGCGACAAGGAATTGACAGCGTCACTGGAGAGTCCGGCACGTCCGCTGGGTCGGGTAACGGTCAAGGTTCGCTGCGAGGGAAGCTCGCCGTGGACGGTGTTCGTGCCCGCTCAAGTCCGCCTGTTTCGCGAGATTGTCACCACCACACGACCGCTCAAACGCGCCGGGATTATCGAACCGCAGGACGTGACCTTGCGTGAACGCGACGTCAGTCAGATCAATCAAGGTTTTTTGACGTCGGTGGATGAAGCCATCGGACAGAAATTGACCCGACCAACGGTCGCCGATCAGGTGATTACCCTGGTGCATCTGGAACAGGCAGAAGTGGTGCGCAAGGGTGATCAAGTGGTCATCATCGCCCGCAGCGGTACGCTCGCCGTGCGCATGCCCGGTGAGGCCCTGGCCAATGGCGGCTTGAAAGAACAGATTCGAGTGAAAAACCTCAACTCCAACCGGGTGATCAAGGCGCAAGTCATCGCGCCGGGCCAAGTGGAAGTGGCCATGTAA